ACATCTGTTTGTCAGACTTCAAAGTTCAGGGTTTTCTATCTTACCCTGGTACTGAGGACATTTTTGAAGAAGTAAAGCATAAAACCAAATGAGTGAATGCACAACCTGATAGTATTGACAAAGCATAGGCCTGCCTTCAACCTGAATAGGTTTTTAGAAGAGTGTATTGAGGGCAAAACTGCCAATGCTCCCAGGCTTGTCGGCAAAGAAAGTTACACAGAGAGGGAAGGATTGGAAGATGGAACTGCTCCAGGCATCACACAGCTTCTGTCTAGGTACCCTGAGGGTTTCAATTTCAGTTTCCAGATTGGTACTGCAATTAACAAGGTCTCAGGGTAGGAGCTGGGTTCTAGCTAAGTTAGAATTGCAAGCTGGAACTGGAAAGCAAGGCTTCTTGAGTAAATTAAGCAAGGCTTTTGAAAGCCACTTTTCTTCCTGGGTCTTGTGGTTTGGCCAAGAGTTTTAGAGCATTTCAACTCTAAGTCGGGACCAACAGCATCAACAGCTGGTTAGAAACAGAATCTCAGGCCCTACTCAACCTTTCAAACTATAATCTGCTTCCTGGATGGTTCAGAAGCACatgaaaatttgagaaacactactCTAGAAGATATTCTGAGGTCTTTTCTGGCTCTGATATTTTAGGAGTTTTGATGAGGAATCTTCATGATAACCCCCAGACTAGcatgttttattaatttgggtcacAGAGAGATCCAAGTAGCCCATATCACCTCAGCTGTGTCTTCTGAAGAATACTGTTAATTCAATGATATAATTATTAATGGCCTCATTTACTAAGCATATACCATATACAAACAACTGTATACAGTATCTTGAATCATCATGACAGCCTTGTGAGAAAcgtattattatccctattttatcaGAGGAAATAATctcataattaataaaatttcccCAACTCTGCAGTTGAATCAGAACTATATCCAGACTCTTAAACCAGAGTACTCACAGTCCATGGTTTTTCTGCTATACCACACTGCCTCTAGTTGTAAAATTACAATCTAAAGTACCAAGGGTAGGGCTGTGGTGTGAAGACAGACAACTAACAGGCTATGGACTCATTCTTCTTCTGAAGGGAAGAAAACCAAGAGGTAGTCTAAAGTCTACTGAAGTCTAAAAAATGATGTAAAGAAATAGCAGGCAACAGAGCTTGTTCACCAAACCCAGGAATACTTGAACCCAAATCGCAAATGTGGGCAGCTTGATCTACATTTAAAATCAATATCAGAAGTGATCATTCATAAGCCCACTTACACCAAGATATTATTCAGGCTGAAAACACAAATAGGTTTCAGGAAGAGTTAGTCATACTCAGAGATCTAGAGTGCACAACTGATTGTTAATGGGACAAGGAAATTAGGTGCCAAGTCTTTGATCTGTCAAAAAGTACTTTTTAGTGCCCTTGGTAGATAGTACCGAATTGGAGAAACCACTAGTCCATTAAATCATAGCCAGTGCTGTAGTCTTGATGTCATTTAATGCCTGACAGTACTCCTATATACTTACGCTGCCATAAATGTGAGAAGTTGCACAGTTTGTCTACCCAACGAGGGCCTGTCCTTTATTTGTACGTATAAACTCTCTCTCCAGAGCACATATAAATGGACAGTATTCTCTAGAAGGCACAGGTTTTTACTTGGGCTAATGAATGATTACCCCTCCCGGTGAAATGACTAAACAGAGCTCTAATAAATCAACTTGTCAATGGCTATTTCACCTCAGGAGACAATATCCCTGTTTCATCTTCGGCCAGTGCAAATAGGACCTACACTGAGTGCCCATGTCTGTGGCTCAGTAAATCCTAGAGCAGGGAGGAACTGCAAAAAGAAAGACCTGACCCTGCCTCCAGGCAAGAAAAGTATTgttcccactttgcagatgagacaGTTCAGTTCTAGAGCTAAGACTAAAtgtcttgcccaaagtcacaccaTTAGGAAAGGATTGAGGGAGGCCAAGAGCAGAGTCCTCCGGATGGCTCAACCAGCTCTGCTGTCAGCATCACCCAACCCATCGAGCCCTGTCCCACAAATGGGCCTAGAAGAAGCGCTGCTATGACATCTCTCCCTTGGTCCTATGGGCCCTCCTTTCCATGAGTTGGGTCCTTCACTCTCCTACAagttgtatgttttcatttctcactcAGGGTGTTTTTAGCAGTGTCCTGGAGCAGTTTGACAACCCCCCTTCCTAGACACCCCCTTTTGTTCTTCATgccccctcctgctgctgcttaTTGCTTATGGACATGAGCAGGAATTCAGAGACAAGTTTCCCCCTTCTCAGTCACCCTGGAAAGTCTGCCCTCTCATAAGCTGCAATTCCTGGGGTAAGtcattctgtttcttcttcaaaGCTATCcatctgagaaaaacaaaaacagaaaaccaaagcaaagcaaagcaaagcaaaacccAGAACACCCAGTATAAGAAGGCTCAATGGGGAGAGCCCTTACATTGCGATACACACAGTGTCTGAAGGGCTAAACAGGCCAGTAACCCAAGAAGTATTCTGGGACAATTCTAGACCATGAAAAGAAATGACCACACTGAAGATGTATTTTCTCCCCCAGTTCCTAAGAGGCATCTCCAACATTGCTCAGGCAATTTTTGAGCTCACACCTAGGACTAAAGACAGGTGGCCACCGCTCTGGGAATTCCGCTTCTGCAAGATGCCTCCAGTACCCAAGCTATATTGACTCATCTCACTAGACTGGGTAAGTCTCATACCATAAAATAGCTTACAGGCATTTAAAGAGATTGCCGAGTTTCAACCAACCTTGCAATTTCCAAATTGAAGGAGAGATGCCTGAAATCTGGTTATACAATATAGTCGCAATATGgccccaggggaaaaaaaagccactgCCACTTGCTTCCCTGAGGATGCTCTGATTGGACTGGCACTGCCTCAGGATGGAAAGGATCAGCCTCAAGGCTCATATGAGCCTTTGGCCTGagtaaaggaggaaggagagacccAGCCAGTTTCCTAGCTCCTGCGTCGTCACAAGAATTCTCCAAAATCGACATCAAAACTTCTGTCACCCGACACCTGCACCAGCTATCACTCCAGTGGATGGAATGCTCCGTGTCCTTAGATCCCGCCACAGGATTTCCTGCCCAGAGACAATTTAAAGTGAGAAAACCAAAGGAAGGTTTGGATGCGGAACCTGCCAGGGGTGCCTGCTGATCCTGCACACCTGTGCTGGGACTCGAGTTTGACAGTAACGCAATACGAGGGAGAATTTTAAGGACAGAAAGAGATggcatgggagggagggagatagaATATGGAAAGGCTACTTACACAGTTTCGTCATTCTTGAACTCCAGCTCCCCGTATACATCTTCAAAATCCTCACCACCACCCTTGGCTGTCCCCTCCACTGTCCTAAAGGGGACGATTACTGTGCCCCGGGCACCTGATGTCCGCAGAACCTTGACCTCCAGGACACCAATACTCTCGCTGACACGAATAGTGCCGCATTCAAAAGTGAAGATGCCTGCATGGTCATCATCCAAGATGGTGACTGTGGCCACATAAGGGGATGCCAGGATGGCCCGAGGCAATGGAAGACTATTGAGTACTATTGGAGGCTTCCCCTCCTCTGGTTGCTCCTCCTCTATGCGGACGTTGCTCAACCTCACGAAGAAGTGTTCATCCTCCTCAAAAATGTCATCATCAATGATGCCTACCGAGaactctttctgggtctctcctgGTTTCAGGACCACAGTGCCCTCTGTGAACTCATAGTCAGCCCCAGCATTGGCGGAACCATCCTCTGTTTTGTAGTCCACATACACGGTCTTAGACATGTCCCCCCCTTTCCTCACCACTGTCAGGAGCACAGCTCCACAGTTCTCCAGGCACTGGTAAGAGCATGGATCAAAGAAGACCTTCGAGACAAAGTCCTCAGGCTCATTGGTGTGCACCTCGTTTATGCTGGAGGTCTTTTTGGCTTGTTCTGCTGCATGCTTCTTCAGGATATTGCCTGCGCCGGTCATCATCCGGGTAGCTTGGATCCGGTAGAAGGCACGACTCTTCTGCTGATGGGAAAGAGCATAGTAATTGGTCATCTCTACCAGCTGATCTAAGTCCTTCTCTGGGTGTTTTTGCTTCAGATCCTTTAGAATCCGGATCATTTCTCTGCGGGACTCATCTACTTCCTTCCCTTCCAGGGGCACCAGGTTCCCATCCAGGAAGTGGGAATTCATCATTTTCCCATCCATCTCAATGCCCTTAGGATGATCACCCTCTGTCTCTATGATAACTCCTCGGTGTTTATCTGTGCGGTACTTTTTGTGCATGTATTTGTAGAAGAGTAGTCGCCTATCTGCCACCCAGGCCAGAAGGACACACactggaaagaaggagagagtgagaagaCCTTCCCAAACCTGAACCACACCAGGAGAGAAGACTGCCAGGATCATATAAAGCCAGATGTAAGCAAAGATGCTCCAAGCAGCCGTGATGAGGAAGACTCGTAGGTGCTTGATCTTTCGAGTCTCTCCATCAGGGATCACGTAGACGCAGATGCCAATGATGATGAACATGTTAAAGGCTGCGCTACCTACGATGGTGGAAGGTCCCAGGTCCCCGGCAATGAACCCGTGACCACACACCTCAATTAAAGAGAGAAGGATCTCAGGAGCAGAGGAACCCAGGGCCATCAGGGTCAGGTTGGAGACAGTTTCATTCCAGATCCGAATCGTTGTGGTGCTGGTCTCTCCATTGGGCTTTTTGATAGTCACCTCTCTCTCTTGAGAAGTGATGACTTCAATAGATGCCATGAAGCGGTCGGCAATGATGGACACCCCAAGGAACATGTATATCAGGGCCACAAAATAGACAATGACCCTGGCAATCTTGTCCCCAAGGGAAGGGTTCTCCGGGTACCAGATTGGTAGGATGACACCCTCCTTGCAGTCCGATGACTCTGAACAGGACTCATTGTTCTGCCCTGCACTGGGCACCTCCCCCGAGCTGCCAGCCTCTGCCCGAAGACCATTTAGGAAGAGCACAAAAGTAATCAGCCCAAAatggaggaaggcagaggtgaGAGGCTGCAACCCTAACCACGCCATACACAAGACTTAGCCGCTGGCTTCCACTGCAGCACCAATGGTCCTCCTGACAGGCCAGAGACCTAGAAAAGAccagagaggcagggaaaggCATGAGCAAAAGGGGGACAGCAAATGGCAGGTTCCCACCAACACAAATTGATGTTTCACCTTGAGCGACATATTGTACTAACATATGGGGCAGTCTCTCACTCGGAAAAAAAGATGTCAATGGGAGGCACAAATAGTGGCTCTGTCCGCAGGACCATCTGGTGGAGACTCAGCTGAAGAATGGCTTAAAAGAGCTGGGAATATTGGTAATGAAAACATAAGTGATACCCTTCCAGTCCTGTCTCCAAACCCCACTGTTATCTGTGAGAGTTCTCAAGAATCAACTGAAAAGAGGCCAAGCATGACCTGAATCCTCATCCCTTGTACTGTTTCTAGGGTTTTCGGGCTCCTTTACCCACACTATTTTCATGCTTAAGAATTCTGCATCACATATGTGTGCAAGAGTACATACGGAATTGAACTTTTTTCATGGACTACTCCCCCAAAATAGAACACATCGCTCTGCATGCAATTGAGCCCACCTGAGAGGAACTCCCTCCCTGAATGCAAAATTTGTCCAGGCAAGCTGTAATTCTGACATTTCTTGGGAAATCAGGGTGGATAGTGTAGggaagctccctgcaggggagctaAACGGAGGTCCCCATGAGCTGTACTACAGGCCCGGTCCACGGCCACCTCCGTCCTCCAGCAAAACATGCTTACAGACCGTTTGAGACAGTCAGTTACAGGAAGATGAAAATCAGTCAGCCACTCAATTCCAAACCCAGACGCTGAAAAGGCCAAGTGATAGAAATCACTATTAATAAAACATTCAAGTGGctcttgaatacattttttttaaactgtagacAAGATTTGGGGGTGAAATGCAGCCCCATCTGCTGGCCTCAAACTGCTAAGAGGTGAGCATGAATTCAGGAGAATGGGAAGAAATTCAGCAGGATCTATGGATTCATCTTTGCACTCACCTCATTCAGATGCAATGAGAATGCAAATAACCATGctacagcttttttaaaaagaagctatttGCCCATTTTCTACCTCTGCTACAGCCCTGTGCATTAACTTTAGTAACAGAAGAATGCtagtttcagggcacctgggtggctcagtagattaagcatctgccttcaaatcaggtcatgatcccagggtcctgggattgagccccacatcaggctccctgcttagcagggtgcctgcttctccctgtctccctctatCTGCTGTACCCTctgcttgttctgtctctctctctctctgtctctctgtctctctctctctcaaataatcttttaaaaatgttaattttatctgTACTACACCTTACAGGGTTCCAAGTCCTGTCCCTGCTCTCCACTGCTTCCCATCTCAGAAAATGGCACTGCCATCCACCCAGTTACTCACACAAGACATCTGCAGGCCTTCCTCTTGTTCCTGTCCCTTGTCCATCCAGCACCAACACCTAGActctccttccatctctcctAGCACTGCCACAGCTGCCATTAGCCTTCACTTCATGAATCTACTGCAGTGACCTCCTAATTGAACTCCCCACTCCAATTCTTGCCTTTCCCCACTTCATTTCCTTACACAGCAATAGTCACCTTTTCTAAAAACTCCAAATCTACACTATCACTTCCCTATTTGAACTCCTTCAGTAGTTTCCTCTTATTCTTAATATAAAGACTCTTTACTGAGTGACCTGCAAAGTCTCACATAAGctacctt
This Canis lupus familiaris isolate Mischka breed German Shepherd chromosome 8, alternate assembly UU_Cfam_GSD_1.0, whole genome shotgun sequence DNA region includes the following protein-coding sequences:
- the SLC8A3 gene encoding sodium/calcium exchanger 3 isoform X1 gives rise to the protein MAWLGLQPLTSAFLHFGLITFVLFLNGLRAEAGSSGEVPSAGQNNESCSESSDCKEGVILPIWYPENPSLGDKIARVIVYFVALIYMFLGVSIIADRFMASIEVITSQEREVTIKKPNGETSTTTIRIWNETVSNLTLMALGSSAPEILLSLIEVCGHGFIAGDLGPSTIVGSAAFNMFIIIGICVYVIPDGETRKIKHLRVFLITAAWSIFAYIWLYMILAVFSPGVVQVWEGLLTLSFFPVCVLLAWVADRRLLFYKYMHKKYRTDKHRGVIIETEGDHPKGIEMDGKMMNSHFLDGNLVPLEGKEVDESRREMIRILKDLKQKHPEKDLDQLVEMTNYYALSHQQKSRAFYRIQATRMMTGAGNILKKHAAEQAKKTSSINEVHTNEPEDFVSKVFFDPCSYQCLENCGAVLLTVVRKGGDMSKTVYVDYKTEDGSANAGADYEFTEGTVVLKPGETQKEFSVGIIDDDIFEEDEHFFVRLSNVRIEEEQPEEGKPPIVLNSLPLPRAILASPYVATVTILDDDHAGIFTFECGTIRVSESIGVLEVKVLRTSGARGTVIVPFRTVEGTAKGGGEDFEDVYGELEFKNDETVKTIPIKVIDDEAYEKNKNYFIEMMGPRMVDMSLQKALLLSPEVTDRKLTVEEEEAKRIAEMGKPVLGEHPKVEVIIEESFEFKNTVDKLIKKTNLAMVVGTHSWRDQFMEAITVSAAGDEDEDESGEERLPSCFDYVMHFLTVFWKVLFACVPPTEYCHGWACFVVSILIIGMLTAIIGDLASHFGCTIGLKDSVTAVVFVAFGTSVPDMFASKAAAIQDMYSDASIGNVTGSNAINVFLGIGLAWSVAAIYWALQGQEFYVSAGTLAFSVTLFTIFAFVCISVLLYRRRPHLGGELGGPRGCKLATTWLFVSLWLLYILFATLEAYCYIRGF
- the SLC8A3 gene encoding sodium/calcium exchanger 3 isoform X4; the encoded protein is MAWLGLQPLTSAFLHFGLITFVLFLNGLRAEAGSSGEVPSAGQNNESCSESSDCKEGVILPIWYPENPSLGDKIARVIVYFVALIYMFLGVSIIADRFMASIEVITSQEREVTIKKPNGETSTTTIRIWNETVSNLTLMALGSSAPEILLSLIEVCGHGFIAGDLGPSTIVGSAAFNMFIIIGICVYVIPDGETRKIKHLRVFLITAAWSIFAYIWLYMILAVFSPGVVQVWEGLLTLSFFPVCVLLAWVADRRLLFYKYMHKKYRTDKHRGVIIETEGDHPKGIEMDGKMMNSHFLDGNLVPLEGKEVDESRREMIRILKDLKQKHPEKDLDQLVEMTNYYALSHQQKSRAFYRIQATRMMTGAGNILKKHAAEQAKKTSSINEVHTNEPEDFVSKVFFDPCSYQCLENCGAVLLTVVRKGGDMSKTVYVDYKTEDGSANAGADYEFTEGTVVLKPGETQKEFSVGIIDDDIFEEDEHFFVRLSNVRIEEEQPEEGKPPIVLNSLPLPRAILASPYVATVTILDDDHAGIFTFECGTIRVSESIGVLEVKVLRTSGARGTVIVPFRTVEGTAKGGGEDFEDVYGELEFKNDETVKTIRVKIVDEEEYERQENFFIVLGEPKWMERGISEVTDRKLTVEEEEAKRIAEMGKPVLGEHPKVEVIIEESFEFKNTVDKLIKKTNLAMVVGTHSWRDQFMEAITVSAAGDEDEDESGEERLPSCFDYVMHFLTVFWKVLFACVPPTEYCHGWACFVVSILIIGMLTAIIGDLASHFGCTIGLKDSVTAVVFVAFGTSVPDMFASKAAAIQDMYSDASIGNVTGSNAINVFLGIGLAWSVAAIYWALQGQEFYVSAGTLAFSVTLFTIFAFVCISVLLYRRRPHLGGELGGPRGCKLATTWLFVSLWLLYILFATLEAYCYIRGF
- the SLC8A3 gene encoding sodium/calcium exchanger 3 isoform X2, encoding MAWLGLQPLTSAFLHFGLITFVLFLNGLRAEAGSSGEVPSAGQNNESCSESSDCKEGVILPIWYPENPSLGDKIARVIVYFVALIYMFLGVSIIADRFMASIEVITSQEREVTIKKPNGETSTTTIRIWNETVSNLTLMALGSSAPEILLSLIEVCGHGFIAGDLGPSTIVGSAAFNMFIIIGICVYVIPDGETRKIKHLRVFLITAAWSIFAYIWLYMILAVFSPGVVQVWEGLLTLSFFPVCVLLAWVADRRLLFYKYMHKKYRTDKHRGVIIETEGDHPKGIEMDGKMMNSHFLDGNLVPLEGKEVDESRREMIRILKDLKQKHPEKDLDQLVEMTNYYALSHQQKSRAFYRIQATRMMTGAGNILKKHAAEQAKKTSSINEVHTNEPEDFVSKVFFDPCSYQCLENCGAVLLTVVRKGGDMSKTVYVDYKTEDGSANAGADYEFTEGTVVLKPGETQKEFSVGIIDDDIFEEDEHFFVRLSNVRIEEEQPEEGKPPIVLNSLPLPRAILASPYVATVTILDDDHAGIFTFECGTIRVSESIGVLEVKVLRTSGARGTVIVPFRTVEGTAKGGGEDFEDVYGELEFKNDETVKTIRVKIVDEEEYERQENFFIVLGEPKWMERGISALLLSPEVTDRKLTVEEEEAKRIAEMGKPVLGEHPKVEVIIEESFEFKNTVDKLIKKTNLAMVVGTHSWRDQFMEAITVSAAGDEDEDESGEERLPSCFDYVMHFLTVFWKVLFACVPPTEYCHGWACFVVSILIIGMLTAIIGDLASHFGCTIGLKDSVTAVVFVAFGTSVPDMFASKAAAIQDMYSDASIGNVTGSNAINVFLGIGLAWSVAAIYWALQGQEFYVSAGTLAFSVTLFTIFAFVCISVLLYRRRPHLGGELGGPRGCKLATTWLFVSLWLLYILFATLEAYCYIRGF
- the SLC8A3 gene encoding sodium/calcium exchanger 3 isoform X3 gives rise to the protein MAWLGLQPLTSAFLHFGLITFVLFLNGLRAEAGSSGEVPSAGQNNESCSESSDCKEGVILPIWYPENPSLGDKIARVIVYFVALIYMFLGVSIIADRFMASIEVITSQEREVTIKKPNGETSTTTIRIWNETVSNLTLMALGSSAPEILLSLIEVCGHGFIAGDLGPSTIVGSAAFNMFIIIGICVYVIPDGETRKIKHLRVFLITAAWSIFAYIWLYMILAVFSPGVVQVWEGLLTLSFFPVCVLLAWVADRRLLFYKYMHKKYRTDKHRGVIIETEGDHPKGIEMDGKMMNSHFLDGNLVPLEGKEVDESRREMIRILKDLKQKHPEKDLDQLVEMTNYYALSHQQKSRAFYRIQATRMMTGAGNILKKHAAEQAKKTSSINEVHTNEPEDFVSKVFFDPCSYQCLENCGAVLLTVVRKGGDMSKTVYVDYKTEDGSANAGADYEFTEGTVVLKPGETQKEFSVGIIDDDIFEEDEHFFVRLSNVRIEEEQPEEGKPPIVLNSLPLPRAILASPYVATVTILDDDHAGIFTFECGTIRVSESIGVLEVKVLRTSGARGTVIVPFRTVEGTAKGGGEDFEDVYGELEFKNDETVKTIPIKVIDDEAYEKNKNYFIEMMGPRMVDMSLQKEVTDRKLTVEEEEAKRIAEMGKPVLGEHPKVEVIIEESFEFKNTVDKLIKKTNLAMVVGTHSWRDQFMEAITVSAAGDEDEDESGEERLPSCFDYVMHFLTVFWKVLFACVPPTEYCHGWACFVVSILIIGMLTAIIGDLASHFGCTIGLKDSVTAVVFVAFGTSVPDMFASKAAAIQDMYSDASIGNVTGSNAINVFLGIGLAWSVAAIYWALQGQEFYVSAGTLAFSVTLFTIFAFVCISVLLYRRRPHLGGELGGPRGCKLATTWLFVSLWLLYILFATLEAYCYIRGF